A region of Arabidopsis thaliana chromosome 5, partial sequence DNA encodes the following proteins:
- a CDS encoding transcription factor bHLH145 (sequence-specific DNA binding transcription factors;transcription regulators; BEST Arabidopsis thaliana protein match is: sequence-specific DNA binding transcription factors;transcription regulators (TAIR:AT5G64340.1); Has 1807 Blast hits to 1807 proteins in 277 species: Archae - 0; Bacteria - 0; Metazoa - 736; Fungi - 347; Plants - 385; Viruses - 0; Other Eukaryotes - 339 (source: NCBI BLink).) yields the protein MGQDRGFGFPTQRLCSLSSLALSHLGKQDLNLVSKTCGDTTDMFSTRGSYQVSTQVSQSYFDGYCGWVHGSSHLQQQFLPPQNQCMKQVPLQVDGVISKAEEQCSQKRFLVFDQSGDQTTLLLASDIRKSFETLKQHACPDMKEELQRSNKDLFVCHGMQGNSEPDLKEDSEELNALLYSEDESGYCSEEDEVTSADHSPSIVVSGREDQKTFLGSYGQPLNAKKRKILETSNESMRDAESSCGSCDNTRISFLKRSKLSSNKIGEEKIFETVSLLRSVVPGEELVDPILVIDRAIDYLKSLKMEAKNREA from the coding sequence ATGGGACAAGATCGTGGGTTTGGGTTTCCTACTCAGCGCTTGTGTTCCTTGTCTTCCCTAGCTCTGTCTCATCTCGGGAAGCAAGACTTGAATTTAGTATCTAAAACCTGCGGCGACACCACCGACATGTTTTCTACTCGTGGATCTTATCAAGTTTCTACCCAAGTCTCTCAATCCTATTTTGATGGGTATTGTGGATGGGTTCATGGGTCATCCCACCTACAGCAGCAGTTCTTGCCTCCTCAAAACCAATGTATGAAGCAAGTACCTCTTCAAGTAGACGGTGTTATATCTAAAGCTGAGGAACAATGTAGTCAGAAGAGGTTCCTAGTGTTTGATCAGTCTGGAGATCAGACGACTTTGCTACTCGCTTCCGATATACGGAAATCTTTTGAGACCCTAAAACAGCATGCCTGTCCTGATATGAAGGAAGAGCTCCAAAGAAGCAAcaaagatttgtttgtttgtcacGGAATGCAAGGAAATAGCGAACCGGATTTGAAGGAGGATTCGGAAGAACTAAATGCATTGCTTTACTCTGAAGATGAGAGTGGTTATTGctctgaagaagatgaggttACAAGCGCAGACCATTCCCCAAGCATTGTAGTATCAGGCCGTGAGGaccaaaaaacatttcttggAAGCTATGGACAACCATTAAATgctaaaaagagaaagatactCGAAACCTCGAATGAGAGTATGCGGGACGCTGAATCGAGCTGTGGTAGTTGTGACAACACAAGGATTAGTTTTCTGAAACGTTCTAAGCTGTCTAGTAACAAGataggagaagagaagatatttGAGACTGTAAGCCTCTTGCGCAGTGTAGTCCCCGGGGAGGAACTGGTGGACCCGATCTTAGTCATCGATAGAGCCATTGATTACCTTAAATCATTGAAGATGGAAGCGAAAAATCGAGAAGCATGA